From the genome of Fusarium oxysporum f. sp. lycopersici 4287 chromosome 3, whole genome shotgun sequence, one region includes:
- a CDS encoding hypothetical protein (At least one base has a quality score < 10), protein MLCIAIPNSSRYLNIHSSPKSMAPNIKTPRAKNVSNLPLSTISRLAFTYFGVVFSTGFFFGTIRHLYVIPKFNLPLPHAEIIEAPLMFIAVIAWANWLVNRYKVPARARVRMAVGLFGLGFMVCMEFMGRRVAGRRGPAKESEEVWTEAARALYLFNLILFGIMPWILMLVEKG, encoded by the coding sequence ATGCTTTGTATAGCAATACCAAACTCTAGTCGGTATTTAAACATTCACTCATCTCCGAAAAGTATGGCGCCGAACATTAAAACTCCACGCGCCAAAAATGTCTCCAATCTTCCCCTCTCTACTATAAGTCGCCTGGCATTTACTTATTTCGGCGTTGTCTTCTCcacaggcttcttctttggtaCCATCCGCCATCTATACGTCATCCCCAAATTCAATCTCCCTCTGCCACATGCCGAAATTATTGAGGCACCACTTATGTTTATCGCTGTTATTGCTTGGGCGAATTGGCTAGTAAACCGCTATAAGGTCCCCGCTAGAGCACGTGTAAGAATGGCAGTTGGACTGTTTGGGTTGGGATTTATGGTTTGCATGGAATTCATGGGGCGCAGAGTTGCGGGACGTCGTGGTCCTGCAAAAGAGAGTGAGGAGGTGTGGACTGAAGCAGCTCGAGCGCTGTATTTGTTCAATTTGATATTGTTTGGGATTATGCCTTGGATTCTGATGTTGGTAGAAAAGGGGTGA
- a CDS encoding alcohol dehydrogenase gives MKALVYRAVNAVSLQDRPIPTLSSPTDAIIKVTKTTICGTDLHIRKGDVATCQPGRVLGHEGVGIVHSTGSFVTRFKKGDRVLISCISSCATCEYCRKGMYSHCISGGWILGNTIDGTQAEFVRVPFADSSLYAIPPGADEAALVMLSDIFPTGLECGVLNGKVQPGGIVAIVGSGPIGLAALVTAQMYSPSKIIIVDMDAKRLEVAKHLGATKIIDSSKENPVASVMAATDGKGCDSVVEAVGIPATFELCQELLAPGGTLANVGVHGTKADLHLQKLWDRNICECVLLKQGYC, from the coding sequence ATGAAGGCTCTCGTCTACAGGGCAGTCAATGCGGTATCCCTCCAGGATCGGCCTATTCCCACCCTTTCATCTCCAACTGATGCCATCATAAAGGTCACAAAGACAACTATTTGTGGTACAGACCTGCACATCCGAAAGGGCGATGTGGCTACCTGCCAGCCCGGCCGCGTCTTAGGTCACGAAGGCGTTGGTATTGTGCACTCCACAGGATCCTTTGTCACGCGGTTCAAGAAAGGTGATCGTGTGCTAATCTCGTGTATCTCGAGCTGCGCGACTTGCGAGTACTGTCGTAAAGGCATGTACAGCCACTGCATATCGGGAGGCTGGATCCTCGGAAACACCATAGATGGCACGCAAGCTGAGTTTGTCCGCGTTCCATTCGCTGACTCAAGCCTTTATGCCATCCCCCCGGGTGCTGATGAGGCTGCCTTGGTCATGCTGAGTGACATATTCCCCACAGGACTAGAATGTGGCGTGTTGAATGGCAAGGTACAGCCAGGAGGCATCGTTGCCATCGTGGGATCTGGTCCTATAGGTTTGGCGGCTTTGGTCACGGCCCAGATGTACTCACCGTCCAAAATTATCATTGTCGACATGGACGCCAAGAGGCTAGAAGTTGCGAAGCACCTGGGCGCCACCAAGATAATTGACAGTTCCAAAGAGAACCCAGTTGCTAGTGTTATGGCTGCAACAGACGGCAAGGGATGCGAttctgttgttgaggctgtGGGAATCCCAGCAACATTCGAGCTATGTCAAGAGTTACTGGCACCCGGCGGCACCTTAGCCAACGTCGGGGTTCACGGTACAAAAGCGGATCTTCACCTACAGAAGCTCTGGGATAGAAATATCTGTGAGTGCGTTCTTCTTAAGCAAGGGTATTGCTAA
- a CDS encoding hypothetical protein (At least one base has a quality score < 10), whose product MLCIAIPNSSRYLNIHSSPKSFFFGTIRHLYVIPKFNLPLPHAEIIEAPLMFIAVIAWANWLVNRYKVPARARVRMAVGLFGLGFMVCMEFMGRRVAGRRGPAKESEEVWTEAARALYLFNLILFGIMPWILMLVEKG is encoded by the exons ATGCTTTGTATAGCAATACCAAACTCTAGTCGGTATTTAAACATTCACTCATCTCCGAAAA gcttcttctttggtaCCATCCGCCATCTATACGTCATCCCCAAATTCAATCTCCCTCTGCCACATGCCGAAATTATTGAGGCACCACTTATGTTTATCGCTGTTATTGCTTGGGCGAATTGGCTAGTAAACCGCTATAAGGTCCCCGCTAGAGCACGTGTAAGAATGGCAGTTGGACTGTTTGGGTTGGGATTTATGGTTTGCATGGAATTCATGGGGCGCAGAGTTGCGGGACGTCGTGGTCCTGCAAAAGAGAGTGAGGAGGTGTGGACTGAAGCAGCTCGAGCGCTGTATTTGTTCAATTTGATATTGTTTGGGATTATGCCTTGGATTCTGATGTTGGTAGAAAAGGGGTGA